From a single Micromonospora carbonacea genomic region:
- a CDS encoding 2Fe-2S iron-sulfur cluster-binding protein yields the protein MTAPPDPAGGADTAIEVELALSGRTVTVPPGTSILRAVEEAGVGVLSSCREGTCGTCETPVLDGVPEHRDSLLTERERAAGDTMLICVSRARTPRLVLEL from the coding sequence GTGACCGCCCCGCCCGACCCGGCCGGCGGTGCGGACACGGCGATCGAGGTCGAGCTCGCGCTCTCCGGGCGGACGGTGACCGTGCCGCCGGGCACGTCGATCCTGCGCGCGGTGGAGGAGGCCGGCGTGGGGGTCCTGTCGTCCTGCCGGGAGGGCACCTGCGGCACCTGCGAGACCCCGGTGCTCGACGGCGTCCCCGAGCACCGCGACAGCCTGCTCACCGAGCGGGAGCGGGCCGCCGGGGACACCATGCTGATCTGCGTCTCCCGGGCCCGTACGCCCCGGCTCGTCCTGGAGCTGTGA
- a CDS encoding aromatic ring-hydroxylating dioxygenase subunit alpha, whose product MAFARDQWYVAAYGAEVGRDLLARTVLGEPLVLYRTGAGAAVALADRCVHRRYPLSESRLDGDTIVCGYHGFTYDPTGACVFVPGQQRIPRTARVAAYPVVEQDSLVWVWIGDRERADPAGIPRAPWLADPRYAVVRGMAPLNARYGLLVDNLMDLSHETYLHGGHIGTPEVADTPIVTEVDEERGVVRVSRHMDDAECPPFYARSTGIRGRITRWQDIEYHPPCLYLLHSRIAPRGVLPPAEGEDSGAFHAEIVYAITPSTEHTTYDFWAVARDFAVDDGSVSEYLHHSNHTVVMQDVAALDVLERVIAAEPDRYQELSVNIDAGGLAARRLLARMVGPGAAGAPR is encoded by the coding sequence ATGGCGTTCGCCCGTGACCAGTGGTACGTGGCGGCCTACGGTGCCGAGGTCGGGCGGGACCTGCTCGCCCGCACGGTGCTCGGCGAGCCGCTGGTGCTCTACCGCACCGGAGCCGGGGCGGCGGTGGCGCTCGCCGACCGGTGCGTGCACCGGCGCTACCCGCTGTCGGAGAGCCGCCTCGACGGTGACACGATCGTCTGCGGGTACCACGGTTTCACCTACGACCCGACCGGGGCGTGCGTCTTCGTGCCGGGCCAGCAGCGCATTCCCCGCACCGCGCGGGTCGCCGCGTACCCCGTGGTGGAGCAGGACTCCCTCGTCTGGGTGTGGATCGGCGACCGGGAGCGCGCCGACCCGGCCGGGATCCCCCGCGCCCCGTGGCTGGCCGACCCCCGCTACGCGGTGGTGCGCGGCATGGCGCCGTTGAACGCGCGGTACGGCCTGCTGGTGGACAACCTGATGGACCTGTCGCACGAGACCTACCTGCACGGCGGCCACATCGGCACCCCGGAGGTGGCGGACACCCCGATCGTCACCGAGGTGGACGAGGAGCGGGGCGTCGTCCGCGTCAGCCGGCACATGGACGACGCCGAGTGCCCGCCGTTCTACGCGCGCTCGACCGGGATCCGGGGCCGGATCACCCGGTGGCAGGACATCGAGTACCACCCGCCCTGCCTCTATCTCCTGCACAGCCGGATCGCGCCGCGGGGCGTCCTGCCGCCCGCCGAGGGTGAGGACAGCGGCGCGTTCCACGCCGAGATCGTGTACGCCATCACGCCGTCGACCGAGCACACCACGTACGACTTCTGGGCGGTGGCGCGTGACTTCGCGGTCGACGACGGGTCGGTGAGCGAGTACCTGCACCACAGCAACCACACCGTGGTCATGCAGGACGTGGCGGCGCTCGACGTCCTGGAGCGGGTGATCGCGGCCGAGCCGGACCGGTACCAGGAGCTGAGCGTCAACATCGACGCCGGTGGCCTGGCCGCCCGGCGGCTGCTGGCCCGGATGGTCGGGCCGGGGGCGGCGGGAGCGCCCCGGTGA
- a CDS encoding endo-1,4-beta-xylanase: MTGSLRQRKRLTRTALPAAVLLVVSGAVAVQSTAPAAAAETTLRAAAAKAGLFFGVAASPNRLYPIVGQEFNQLTPENDMKPDRIATSSGGLQNTGGADTLVNHAQSNNMLVRGHTLVWHSQAGALQGASQATLNTFIGNAINRWGSKIAYWDVVNEALEDNNTGRRRNQWPHTMNRDANGDGDYFDAGDTDVIRDSFIRAKQVVQAGGYSTKLCINDYDVEGLTVQGGGPNRKANALYDIVRTYRQYIDCVGFQSHFNDNPNSIITNDLQANIQRFADLGVEVHLSEVDIDDDLSNNDIGAGQAENYRKVVRACLNVPKCTGITVWGISDSESWRSSERGLLFTGGNGNYQKKAAYHAVLDELNKGRTTTPPTTTPPPTTPPPTTPPPTTPPPTTPPPTTPPPTTPPPTTPPPAAGCSATVSLNSWPGGFVATVRVTAGTSPIRGWTVQVTLPAGTTVTGTWSATASGASGSVQFTNVSYNGAVNAGQSTEFGFQGTGTATGLTPVCTAS, translated from the coding sequence GTGACCGGCAGCCTGAGACAGCGGAAGCGACTGACGAGAACCGCCCTGCCGGCGGCGGTGCTGCTGGTGGTGAGCGGCGCGGTGGCGGTCCAGTCCACCGCCCCCGCCGCCGCGGCCGAGACCACGCTGCGGGCCGCGGCGGCCAAGGCGGGGCTGTTCTTCGGCGTCGCCGCCTCACCCAACCGGCTCTACCCGATCGTCGGTCAGGAATTCAACCAGCTGACCCCCGAGAACGACATGAAGCCGGACCGGATCGCCACGTCCAGCGGCGGGTTGCAGAACACCGGCGGCGCGGACACCCTGGTCAACCACGCCCAGAGCAACAACATGCTGGTCCGGGGGCACACGCTGGTGTGGCACTCGCAGGCCGGCGCGTTGCAGGGCGCCAGCCAGGCGACGCTGAACACCTTCATCGGCAACGCCATCAACCGCTGGGGCAGCAAGATCGCCTACTGGGACGTCGTCAACGAGGCCCTGGAGGACAACAACACCGGCCGGCGGCGCAACCAGTGGCCGCACACCATGAACCGCGACGCCAACGGCGACGGCGACTACTTCGACGCCGGCGACACCGACGTCATCCGGGACTCGTTCATCCGGGCCAAGCAGGTCGTGCAGGCCGGCGGATACTCCACCAAGCTCTGCATCAACGACTACGACGTCGAGGGCCTCACGGTCCAGGGCGGCGGGCCGAACCGCAAGGCCAACGCCCTGTACGACATCGTCCGCACCTACCGGCAGTACATCGACTGCGTCGGGTTCCAGTCGCACTTCAACGACAACCCGAACAGCATCATCACCAACGACCTCCAGGCCAACATCCAGCGCTTCGCCGACCTCGGCGTCGAGGTGCACCTGTCCGAGGTGGACATCGACGACGACCTGAGCAACAACGACATCGGCGCGGGCCAGGCGGAGAACTACCGCAAGGTCGTGCGGGCCTGCCTGAACGTCCCCAAGTGCACCGGCATCACCGTCTGGGGCATCTCCGACAGCGAGTCGTGGCGCTCCTCCGAGCGGGGCCTGCTGTTCACCGGCGGCAACGGCAACTACCAGAAGAAGGCCGCCTACCACGCGGTCCTCGACGAGCTGAACAAGGGCCGCACCACCACGCCGCCGACGACCACGCCCCCGCCCACGACGCCCCCGCCCACGACGCCGCCGCCCACCACCCCGCCGCCGACCACTCCGCCGCCCACGACGCCCCCGCCGACCACCCCGCCGCCGACCACGCCCCCGCCCGCCGCGGGCTGCTCGGCCACGGTCTCGCTGAACTCCTGGCCCGGGGGCTTCGTCGCCACCGTCCGGGTCACCGCCGGCACCTCGCCGATCAGGGGCTGGACCGTCCAGGTCACCCTGCCGGCCGGGACCACGGTGACCGGCACCTGGAGCGCCACCGCCAGCGGCGCCAGCGGCAGCGTGCAGTTCACCAACGTCAGCTACAACGGCGCGGTGAACGCCGGCCAGTCCACCGAGTTCGGTTTCCAGGGCACCGGGACCGCCACCGGCCTGACCCCGGTGTGCACCGCCTCCTGA
- a CDS encoding GNAT family N-acetyltransferase, whose product MGTEPEPERPVRPATASDADLAAELLDAFNREFDTPTPGPRVLAARLRRLLAGEHFLVLLGGAPAVGVAVVSFRPSLWYAGPVATLDELYVRPEMRGQRYGHALLDAACRLAGERGAGSLEINVDGEDVDARRFYEAHGFTNFEPGAPEPMFYYYRELD is encoded by the coding sequence ATGGGGACAGAGCCCGAACCCGAGCGCCCGGTCCGGCCGGCCACCGCGTCCGACGCCGACCTGGCCGCCGAGCTGCTGGACGCCTTCAACCGCGAGTTCGACACCCCCACGCCGGGGCCCCGGGTGCTCGCCGCCCGGCTGCGGCGGCTCCTCGCCGGAGAGCACTTCCTGGTGCTGCTCGGCGGCGCGCCAGCCGTCGGGGTCGCGGTGGTCTCCTTCCGGCCCAGCCTCTGGTACGCCGGCCCGGTGGCCACCCTCGACGAGCTCTACGTGCGCCCCGAGATGCGCGGGCAGCGCTACGGACACGCCCTGCTGGACGCCGCCTGCCGGCTGGCCGGCGAACGCGGCGCCGGATCGCTGGAGATCAACGTCGACGGCGAGGACGTCGACGCCCGCCGCTTCTACGAGGCGCACGGCTTCACCAACTTCGAGCCGGGGGCACCCGAGCCGATGTTCTACTACTATCGCGAGCTGGACTGA
- a CDS encoding SMP-30/gluconolactonase/LRE family protein: protein MVDVEQVTPNVAGHGEGPVWCPADQRLRWVDMLAGDVLALDPATGTVTRRHVAPVVAALRPRSAGGLVVAVERGFALLGDDSVELLPEVWSDPSIRMNDGACDPLGRFYCGSMAYDAAPGRAALHRLAADGTVETVLTGLTVSNGLAWTRDGGTAWYVDSATQRVDAFAFDPATGELRDRRPVVTVPPAVGTPDGLCVDSEGGAWVALWDGGAVHRYAPDGRLTAVVELPVRRPTACAFGGPDHADLYVTSSRLGLPDDDRSPAGALFRFRPEVPGFPAQPFAG, encoded by the coding sequence ATGGTCGACGTCGAACAGGTCACCCCGAACGTGGCCGGGCACGGGGAGGGGCCGGTGTGGTGCCCGGCCGACCAGCGGCTGCGCTGGGTCGACATGCTGGCCGGGGACGTCCTGGCGCTGGACCCGGCCACCGGCACCGTCACCCGTCGACACGTCGCCCCGGTGGTCGCGGCCCTGCGCCCCCGGTCCGCCGGTGGGCTGGTCGTCGCCGTCGAGCGGGGCTTCGCGCTGCTGGGGGACGACTCGGTCGAGCTGCTGCCCGAGGTCTGGTCGGACCCGTCGATCCGCATGAACGACGGGGCCTGCGATCCCCTGGGGCGTTTCTACTGTGGCTCGATGGCGTACGACGCGGCGCCGGGCCGGGCCGCGTTGCACCGGCTCGCCGCCGACGGGACGGTCGAGACGGTGCTCACCGGGCTCACCGTCTCCAACGGGCTGGCCTGGACCCGGGACGGCGGCACCGCCTGGTACGTCGACTCGGCCACCCAACGGGTGGACGCCTTCGCCTTCGACCCGGCGACCGGCGAGCTGCGCGACCGGCGGCCGGTGGTGACGGTGCCGCCGGCGGTGGGCACCCCCGACGGGCTCTGCGTCGACAGCGAGGGCGGCGCGTGGGTCGCCCTGTGGGACGGGGGCGCCGTCCACCGGTACGCGCCGGACGGCCGCCTCACCGCCGTCGTGGAGCTGCCGGTCCGGCGGCCGACGGCGTGCGCGTTCGGCGGCCCCGACCACGCGGACCTCTACGTCACGTCGTCCCGCCTGGGCCTGCCGGACGACGACCGTTCCCCGGCGGGCGCGCTGTTCCGGTTCCGCCCCGAGGTGCCCGGCTTCCCGGCCCAGCCCTTCGCCGGCTGA
- the mhpA gene encoding bifunctional 3-(3-hydroxy-phenyl)propionate/3-hydroxycinnamic acid hydroxylase MhpA, translating to MTAVPVVIVGAGPTGLTAATLLAQHGVQCLVLDRWAEIYPLPRAVALDDEVHRILARLGLREEFAAISRPHRGLRLVDRSLRVLAEFPRDVTPGRHGYPQGSLFDQPELEAILRRNLGRHDNATLRGDTEVTALTQDADGVAVSVTDTVTGAPGVVRAGYVLGCDGANGSTRAAIGAGMRDLGFTQRWLVVDVVTEAELGHWEGVHQLCDPVRAGTYLRVGPTRHRWEFLLAPGEAAADFRDPARLYPLVAPWTGAVPRAELEVVRAAEYTFRAQVADRWRDRRIFLLGDAAHLTPPFVGQGLGAGLRDAMNLAWKLAGVLDGSLPEGVLDTYETERRRHAHAMIRLAKLVGVAMTAGGRWGDAVRRVVAPRLRLVPGLQRLATDSETPALRRSALVRRPPLGRGVAGRLCPNAVLDGDVRFDDVAAGRFAVVTSVAPSAEQRADLTRRGAVVVDAPPGSELRRWLAGGRARAAVVRPDGTVLAAGGTLADLCRAVPGLPPARHPPTSRV from the coding sequence GTGACCGCGGTCCCGGTCGTCATCGTCGGCGCGGGTCCCACCGGGCTCACCGCGGCGACGCTGCTCGCCCAGCACGGCGTGCAGTGCCTGGTCCTCGACCGGTGGGCGGAGATCTACCCGCTGCCCCGGGCGGTCGCCCTCGACGACGAGGTGCACCGCATCCTTGCCCGGCTGGGGCTCCGGGAGGAGTTCGCCGCCATCTCCCGGCCGCACCGGGGCCTGCGCCTGGTCGACCGGAGCCTGCGGGTGCTGGCCGAGTTCCCCCGCGACGTGACGCCGGGCCGGCACGGCTACCCGCAGGGCAGCCTGTTCGACCAGCCGGAGCTGGAGGCGATCCTGCGCCGCAACCTCGGCCGGCACGACAACGCCACCCTGCGCGGCGACACCGAGGTCACCGCCCTGACCCAGGACGCGGACGGCGTGGCGGTGAGCGTCACCGACACGGTCACCGGCGCGCCGGGCGTCGTCCGCGCGGGCTACGTCCTGGGCTGCGACGGCGCCAACGGGTCGACCCGGGCCGCGATCGGCGCCGGCATGCGCGACCTCGGGTTCACCCAGCGCTGGCTCGTCGTCGACGTGGTCACCGAGGCCGAGCTCGGCCACTGGGAGGGCGTGCACCAGCTCTGCGACCCGGTCCGCGCCGGCACCTACCTGCGGGTCGGCCCGACCCGGCACCGCTGGGAGTTCCTGCTGGCCCCCGGCGAGGCCGCCGCCGACTTCCGCGACCCGGCCCGGCTGTATCCGCTGGTCGCCCCGTGGACGGGGGCCGTGCCCCGCGCGGAGCTGGAGGTCGTCCGGGCGGCCGAGTACACCTTCCGTGCCCAGGTCGCCGACCGGTGGCGCGACCGGCGGATCTTCCTGCTCGGCGACGCCGCCCACCTCACGCCGCCGTTCGTCGGTCAGGGCCTGGGCGCCGGGCTGCGCGACGCGATGAACCTCGCCTGGAAACTCGCCGGCGTGCTCGACGGGAGCCTGCCCGAGGGCGTCCTCGACACCTACGAGACCGAACGCCGGCGGCACGCCCACGCCATGATCAGGCTGGCGAAGCTGGTCGGCGTCGCCATGACGGCCGGCGGCCGGTGGGGGGACGCCGTCCGCCGGGTGGTGGCGCCGCGCCTGCGCCTCGTGCCCGGCCTGCAACGCCTCGCCACGGACAGCGAGACGCCCGCGCTGCGGCGGTCCGCCCTGGTGCGGCGGCCCCCGCTGGGCCGTGGCGTCGCGGGCCGGCTGTGCCCGAACGCCGTGCTCGACGGCGACGTCCGCTTCGACGACGTGGCGGCGGGCCGGTTCGCGGTCGTCACCTCCGTCGCGCCGTCGGCCGAGCAGCGGGCCGACCTGACCCGCCGGGGAGCGGTCGTCGTCGACGCCCCACCGGGCAGCGAACTGCGCCGGTGGCTGGCCGGTGGCCGCGCCCGGGCGGCCGTCGTCCGCCCCGACGGCACCGTCCTGGCCGCCGGCGGGACGCTGGCCGACCTCTGCCGGGCCGTGCCCGGGCTGCCGCCGGCGCGGCACCCGCCGACCAGCCGGGTGTGA
- a CDS encoding family 43 glycosylhydrolase: MTAASPSVTRARIRRAGAWLVSLFLIATLLPASPAHADNPIVQTIYTADPAPLVYNGRIYLYTGHDEDGSTYFTMKDWRVFSSADMVNWTDHGSPMSLATFSWAEADAWAGHVVARNNKFYWYVPVKQRGGGMVIGVGVADSPTGPFRDAIGRPLVGNGEIDPNVMIDDDGQAYLYWGNPNLWYVKLNADMVSYSGSPTKIPLTTAGFGTRTGNASRPTLYEEGPWVYKRNGMYYNVFAAECCSEFIGYSTAPGPTGPWTYRGTVMPRQGGSFTNHPGVIDFNGGSYFFYHNGALPGGGGYTRSVAVEKFSYRSDGTIPTMNMTTTGAPQIGTLNPYVRQEAETIAWSVGVETEPAGEGGMNVGFLNNGDYIKVKGVAFGSGAASLSARVASAGSGGTIEARLGSPTGTRVGVCTVPVTGGWQTWQTVSCPVTGATGTQDLYLRFVGGSGNLFNLNWWQFTAGTGTGTSYRVTNRNSGQVVDVQAPNLNDLAVIGQWTSNGNPWQQWRFNDAGNGNVTLQSVNSGKCADVLNASTADGAQIIQYTCHGGANQTFTWRSTGDGYYQLVNLNSAKCLNVAGGSTTPGAALEQRTCGSATSMQWSRA; this comes from the coding sequence ATGACAGCCGCAAGCCCATCCGTGACCCGGGCCCGGATCAGACGCGCCGGCGCCTGGCTCGTGAGCCTTTTCCTGATCGCCACGCTGCTCCCGGCGAGCCCGGCCCACGCCGACAATCCGATCGTGCAGACGATCTACACCGCCGACCCCGCCCCGTTGGTCTACAACGGTCGGATCTACCTCTATACCGGCCATGACGAGGATGGGTCGACGTACTTCACGATGAAGGACTGGCGGGTGTTCTCCTCCGCGGACATGGTCAACTGGACCGACCATGGTTCGCCGATGAGCCTGGCCACGTTCTCCTGGGCCGAGGCCGACGCCTGGGCCGGTCACGTTGTCGCCCGCAACAACAAGTTCTACTGGTATGTGCCGGTGAAGCAGCGTGGTGGTGGGATGGTGATCGGTGTCGGGGTGGCCGACAGTCCGACGGGGCCGTTCCGGGATGCGATCGGCCGTCCTCTGGTGGGTAACGGTGAGATCGACCCGAACGTGATGATCGACGATGACGGGCAGGCGTACCTGTACTGGGGCAACCCGAACCTGTGGTACGTGAAGTTGAACGCGGACATGGTCTCGTACTCGGGGAGCCCGACGAAGATTCCGTTGACCACGGCGGGGTTCGGGACGCGGACGGGTAACGCGAGTCGGCCGACCCTGTATGAGGAGGGGCCGTGGGTGTACAAGCGTAACGGCATGTACTACAACGTGTTCGCGGCGGAGTGTTGTTCGGAGTTCATCGGTTACTCGACGGCGCCGGGTCCGACGGGGCCGTGGACGTATCGGGGGACGGTGATGCCGCGGCAGGGCGGCAGCTTCACGAACCACCCCGGTGTGATCGACTTCAACGGGGGGTCGTATTTCTTCTATCACAACGGGGCGTTGCCGGGTGGGGGTGGTTACACCCGGTCGGTGGCGGTGGAGAAGTTCTCCTACCGTAGTGACGGGACGATCCCGACCATGAACATGACCACCACCGGGGCGCCGCAGATCGGGACGTTGAATCCGTATGTGCGGCAGGAGGCGGAGACGATCGCCTGGTCGGTGGGGGTGGAGACGGAGCCTGCCGGTGAGGGCGGGATGAACGTGGGTTTCCTCAACAACGGTGACTACATCAAGGTGAAGGGGGTGGCGTTCGGGTCGGGCGCGGCGTCGTTGAGCGCGCGGGTGGCGTCGGCGGGCAGTGGTGGCACGATCGAGGCGCGGCTGGGCAGCCCGACGGGCACCCGGGTCGGCGTGTGCACGGTGCCGGTCACCGGTGGGTGGCAGACGTGGCAGACGGTGTCCTGCCCGGTGACCGGCGCGACCGGCACCCAGGACCTGTACCTGCGGTTCGTCGGCGGCAGCGGCAACCTGTTCAACCTCAACTGGTGGCAGTTCACCGCCGGCACCGGGACCGGCACGTCCTACCGCGTCACCAACCGCAACAGCGGCCAGGTCGTCGACGTGCAGGCGCCCAACCTGAACGACCTGGCCGTCATCGGCCAGTGGACCAGCAACGGCAACCCCTGGCAGCAGTGGAGGTTCAACGACGCCGGCAACGGCAACGTCACCCTCCAGAGCGTCAACAGCGGAAAGTGCGCCGACGTGCTCAACGCCTCGACCGCGGACGGCGCGCAGATCATCCAGTACACCTGCCACGGTGGGGCCAACCAGACCTTCACCTGGCGCTCGACCGGTGACGGCTACTACCAGCTCGTCAACCTCAACAGCGCCAAGTGCCTCAACGTGGCGGGCGGCTCGACCACCCCGGGCGCGGCCCTGGAGCAGCGCACCTGCGGCTCCGCGACCAGCATGCAGTGGTCCCGCGCCTGA
- a CDS encoding sugar ABC transporter substrate-binding protein, whose amino-acid sequence MNRRNLLGTGLTLLLGATAALTAGCGGQAGDGAGAGGGRPLVGVDYPRSDTDFWNSYITYVPKSAEELGVELKTTNSQNDIANLISNAQTFLSQGVKGVVMAPQDTAAIAPTLAQFESRKIPVVTIDTRPDTGKVFMVVRADNRAYGTKACQFLGTKLGGKGKVVMLQGGLDSINGRDRTEAFNECMRKDFPGITVFGEATDWKADVAASKLQTRFASDPDVKGIYMQSSFALSGTLQILKQRGLQVPPTDPRHVFVVSNDGIPEELKNIGDGLIDATVSQPADLYARYGLEYAKAAIEGRTFQPGPTPHGSTIIQVRDGLLEDQLPAPLVTLDGAPVAGQPTVKFDDASLWGRNA is encoded by the coding sequence ATGAACCGAAGAAACCTGTTGGGTACGGGGCTGACGTTGCTGCTCGGCGCGACGGCGGCCCTCACCGCCGGCTGCGGTGGCCAGGCGGGCGACGGGGCCGGCGCGGGCGGCGGCCGGCCGCTCGTCGGGGTCGACTACCCCCGCTCGGACACCGACTTCTGGAACTCGTACATCACCTACGTGCCGAAGTCCGCCGAGGAGCTGGGCGTCGAGCTGAAGACCACCAACTCGCAGAACGACATCGCCAACCTCATCTCCAACGCGCAGACCTTCCTGAGCCAGGGCGTCAAGGGGGTGGTGATGGCCCCGCAGGACACCGCCGCCATCGCGCCGACCCTGGCGCAGTTCGAGAGCCGCAAGATCCCGGTGGTCACCATCGACACCCGGCCGGACACCGGCAAGGTGTTCATGGTGGTGCGCGCGGACAACCGCGCCTACGGCACCAAGGCGTGCCAGTTCCTCGGCACCAAGCTGGGCGGCAAGGGCAAGGTCGTCATGCTCCAGGGCGGCCTGGACTCGATCAACGGCCGGGACCGCACCGAGGCGTTCAACGAGTGCATGCGCAAGGACTTCCCCGGCATCACCGTGTTCGGCGAGGCCACCGACTGGAAGGCCGACGTGGCGGCGTCGAAGCTGCAGACCCGCTTCGCGTCGGACCCGGACGTCAAGGGCATCTACATGCAGTCCTCGTTCGCGCTGTCGGGCACGTTGCAGATCCTCAAGCAGCGCGGCCTCCAGGTGCCGCCGACCGACCCCCGGCACGTCTTCGTCGTCTCCAACGACGGCATCCCCGAGGAGCTGAAGAACATCGGCGACGGCCTGATCGACGCCACCGTCAGCCAACCGGCCGACCTGTACGCCAGGTACGGGCTGGAGTACGCCAAGGCGGCGATCGAGGGCAGGACGTTCCAGCCGGGCCCGACCCCGCACGGCAGCACCATCATCCAGGTGCGCGACGGCCTGCTGGAGGACCAGCTCCCCGCGCCGCTGGTGACGCTGGACGGCGCGCCGGTCGCGGGGCAGCCCACCGTGAAGTTCGACGACGCGTCGCTGTGGGGCCGCAACGCATGA
- a CDS encoding sugar ABC transporter ATP-binding protein — protein sequence MSAAPHRPGDGPAGDGQPVVEAVDITKRFGSTLALSGAGILVRRGETHALVGRNGAGKSTLVSILTGLQAADSGAVAFDGRPAPPLGDRDAWRQRVACVYQKSTIIPTLTVAENLFLNRHARGRSGLIRWSGLRREAEQLLAAWSVDVDVRQPASTLTVEQRQFVEIARALSFGARFIILDEPTAQLDAAGISRLFARIRDLRAHGVTFLFISHHLQEIYELCDRVTVFRDARHVVTADVAGLSRQALVAAMTGEDVTMPEAEHRRLASDAPVLLSVRDLVTSSGARLSLEARVGEVVGIAGGGGSGKVEVAEAIVGLARPAGGTVAVGGRALRPGSVPDALDAGVGLVPQDRHREGLVPALSIAENVTMTVPRRVGRYGLISSARRDALARDTIADLAIKAAGPQVPVSELSGGNQQKVVMGRALASDPRVLVLVTPTAGVDVRSKQTLLGVVEQVRGRGSTVLVVSDELDDLRICDRVLVMFQGRVVGEMAHGWNDNDLVAAMEGVDLHHV from the coding sequence ATGAGTGCCGCCCCGCACCGCCCCGGCGACGGGCCGGCCGGCGACGGCCAGCCCGTCGTCGAGGCCGTGGACATCACCAAGCGCTTCGGGTCCACGCTCGCGCTGTCCGGGGCGGGCATCCTGGTCCGCCGCGGCGAGACGCACGCCCTGGTGGGGCGCAACGGCGCCGGCAAGTCGACGCTGGTGAGCATCCTCACCGGGTTGCAGGCCGCCGACTCCGGCGCGGTGGCCTTCGACGGCCGTCCGGCCCCGCCGCTGGGTGACCGCGACGCCTGGCGGCAGCGGGTGGCGTGCGTCTACCAGAAGTCGACGATCATCCCCACCCTCACCGTGGCGGAGAACCTGTTCCTCAACCGGCACGCGCGGGGCCGCAGCGGGCTGATCCGCTGGTCGGGCCTGCGGCGGGAGGCGGAGCAGCTGCTCGCGGCGTGGTCGGTCGACGTCGACGTGCGCCAGCCGGCGTCGACGCTCACCGTCGAGCAGCGGCAGTTCGTGGAGATCGCCCGGGCGCTGTCCTTCGGGGCCCGGTTCATCATCCTCGACGAGCCGACCGCCCAGCTCGACGCCGCCGGCATCAGCCGGCTGTTCGCCCGGATCCGGGACCTGCGGGCGCACGGGGTGACGTTCCTGTTCATCAGCCACCACCTCCAGGAGATCTACGAGCTCTGCGACCGGGTGACGGTCTTCCGCGACGCCCGGCACGTCGTCACCGCGGACGTGGCCGGGTTGAGCCGGCAGGCGCTGGTGGCCGCGATGACCGGCGAGGACGTGACGATGCCGGAGGCCGAACACCGGCGGCTGGCGTCCGACGCGCCGGTGCTGCTGTCGGTGCGCGACCTGGTCACCTCGTCCGGCGCGCGGCTGTCGCTTGAGGCCCGGGTGGGCGAGGTCGTCGGCATCGCCGGTGGCGGCGGCAGCGGCAAGGTGGAGGTCGCCGAGGCGATCGTCGGTCTGGCCCGCCCGGCGGGCGGGACGGTCGCCGTCGGTGGCCGGGCGCTGCGGCCGGGCAGCGTGCCCGACGCGCTCGACGCGGGCGTGGGGCTGGTGCCGCAGGACCGGCACCGGGAGGGCCTGGTGCCGGCGCTGTCCATCGCGGAGAACGTCACGATGACCGTGCCGCGCCGCGTCGGGCGGTACGGCCTCATCTCGTCGGCCCGGCGCGACGCCCTGGCCCGGGACACGATCGCCGACCTGGCGATCAAGGCGGCCGGGCCGCAGGTGCCGGTCTCGGAGCTCTCCGGCGGCAACCAGCAGAAGGTCGTGATGGGCCGGGCGTTGGCCAGCGACCCCCGGGTGCTGGTCCTCGTCACGCCGACCGCCGGGGTCGACGTGCGGTCCAAGCAGACCCTCCTCGGCGTCGTCGAGCAGGTGCGCGGCCGGGGCAGCACCGTGCTGGTGGTCTCCGACGAGCTCGACGACCTGCGGATCTGCGACCGCGTGCTGGTGATGTTCCAGGGCCGGGTCGTCGGCGAGATGGCCCACGGCTGGAACGACAACGATCTGGTAGCCGCCATGGAAGGGGTGGACCTCCACCATGTCTGA